In one window of Kitasatospora sp. MMS16-BH015 DNA:
- a CDS encoding ABC transporter permease — protein MGRFVARRLLQMIPVFLGTITLIFFMVHVLPGDPVAAMWGDKAADPAQMAALKHKLGLDQSLTQQYFTYLGHLFTGDFGTSLDGRKVIDKISAAFPVTLRLALMAFAIELVLGVTIGLFAGLRRGKAFDKSTLVLTLLLISVPVPVLGFIFQNVFAIQLKWVTPTVQDSMDLGQLVLPAFVLGSLSLAYVARLTRTSIAENIKADYMRTAVAKGLPRRKVIGTHLLRNSMIPVVTFLGTDLGALMGGAIVTEGIFNVKGIGNELYHAINLKEGATVSGIVVVLVLVYLAASLLVDLLYAVLDPRIRYA, from the coding sequence ATGGGGCGCTTTGTCGCGAGGCGACTGCTCCAAATGATCCCGGTCTTCCTGGGAACGATCACCCTGATCTTCTTCATGGTGCACGTCCTGCCCGGAGACCCGGTCGCCGCGATGTGGGGCGACAAGGCGGCCGACCCGGCCCAGATGGCGGCGCTCAAGCACAAGCTCGGGCTCGACCAGTCGCTGACCCAGCAGTACTTCACGTACCTGGGCCACCTGTTCACCGGTGACTTCGGCACCTCGCTGGACGGCCGCAAGGTGATCGACAAGATCAGTGCCGCCTTCCCGGTGACGCTGCGGCTGGCGCTGATGGCCTTCGCCATCGAGCTGGTGCTCGGCGTGACGATCGGTCTGTTCGCCGGCCTGCGCCGGGGCAAGGCCTTCGACAAGTCCACCCTGGTGCTGACCCTGCTGCTGATCTCCGTCCCGGTGCCGGTGCTCGGCTTCATCTTCCAGAACGTCTTCGCCATCCAGCTCAAGTGGGTCACCCCCACCGTGCAGGACTCGATGGACCTCGGCCAGCTGGTGCTGCCGGCCTTCGTGCTCGGCTCGCTCTCGCTCGCCTACGTGGCCCGGCTCACCCGGACCTCGATCGCCGAGAACATCAAGGCCGACTACATGCGCACCGCGGTGGCCAAGGGCCTGCCGCGCCGCAAGGTGATCGGCACCCACCTGCTGCGCAACTCGATGATCCCGGTGGTCACCTTCCTCGGCACCGACCTGGGCGCCCTGATGGGCGGCGCGATCGTCACCGAGGGCATCTTCAACGTCAAGGGCATCGGCAACGAGCTGTACCACGCCATCAACCTGAAGGAAGGCGCCACCGTCTCCGGCATCGTCGTCGTGCTGGTGCTCGTCTACCTCGCCGCCAGCCTGCTCGTCGACCTGCTCTACGCGGTCCTGGACCCGAGGATTCGGTATGCCTGA
- a CDS encoding ABC transporter ATP-binding protein — protein sequence MTTVIEKPAGADRPAPGTPLLEVRDLHVEFKTRDGVAKAVNGVNYSVSAGETLAVLGESGSGKSVTAQTIMGILDMPPGRITSGEILYRGQDMLKMSNEERRKIRGRKIAMIFQDALSSLNPVLSVGYQLGEMFRVHQGASKKEAKAKAIELMDRVRIPAAAQRVGDYPHQFSGGMRQRIMIAMALALEPDLIIADEPTTALDVTVQAQVMDLLAELQAEYHMGLILITHDLGVVADVADKIAVMYAGRIVETAPVHELYANPAHPYTEGLLRSIPRLDQKGQELYAIKGLPPNLYKVPAGCAFNPRCEVATDRCRTEIPALHQVTDREGAELAGRRSACHLWKETLHG from the coding sequence ATGACCACTGTGATCGAGAAGCCCGCCGGGGCCGACCGCCCCGCCCCGGGCACCCCGCTGCTCGAAGTCCGCGACCTGCACGTGGAGTTCAAGACCCGCGACGGCGTGGCCAAGGCCGTCAACGGCGTCAACTACTCGGTGAGCGCCGGTGAGACGCTCGCGGTGCTCGGCGAATCCGGCTCCGGCAAGTCCGTCACCGCGCAGACCATCATGGGCATCCTCGACATGCCCCCCGGCCGGATCACCTCGGGCGAGATCCTCTACCGCGGCCAGGACATGCTCAAGATGAGCAACGAGGAGCGCCGGAAGATCCGCGGCCGGAAGATCGCGATGATCTTCCAGGACGCGCTCTCCTCGCTCAACCCGGTGCTCAGCGTGGGCTACCAGCTCGGCGAGATGTTCCGGGTGCACCAGGGTGCCTCCAAGAAGGAGGCCAAGGCCAAGGCCATCGAGCTGATGGACCGGGTGCGCATCCCGGCCGCCGCCCAGCGGGTGGGGGACTACCCGCACCAGTTCTCCGGCGGCATGCGCCAGCGCATCATGATCGCCATGGCGCTGGCCCTGGAGCCGGACCTGATCATCGCCGACGAGCCCACCACGGCGCTCGACGTGACCGTGCAGGCCCAGGTGATGGACCTGCTGGCGGAGCTGCAGGCCGAGTACCACATGGGCCTGATCCTGATCACCCACGACCTCGGCGTGGTGGCCGACGTGGCCGACAAGATCGCGGTGATGTACGCCGGCCGGATCGTCGAGACCGCCCCCGTGCACGAGCTGTACGCCAACCCGGCGCACCCGTACACCGAGGGCCTGCTGCGCTCGATCCCGCGCCTGGACCAGAAGGGCCAGGAGCTCTACGCGATCAAGGGCCTGCCGCCGAACCTCTACAAGGTGCCGGCCGGCTGCGCCTTCAACCCGCGCTGCGAGGTGGCCACCGACCGCTGCCGCACCGAGATCCCCGCCCTGCACCAGGTGACCGACCGCGAGGGCGCCGAGCTGGCCGGCCGCCGCAGCGCGTGCCACCTCTGGAAGGAGACCCTCCATGGCTGA
- a CDS encoding ABC transporter family substrate-binding protein, with translation MRRLAVAAAVLLLAACSSERTGSQPAAADLAAAPRSELRDGGTVRWALDALPATLNVYQPTATAESQLLAQALLPTLFRLDEHAHPTPDGDYLAGAEAAPDGKTVTYRLNPAAVWSDGKPVTAADFAAQWHALSGADPAYQGEHPAGYAAIAAVAQGADPHQVKVSFKQPYAGWRELFTPLYPAAVTSTPAAFNQPLTAPGAVAGPFALVGYDTTSGRLRLARNPKWWGDRAKAEAIDFTATPPAARLDALEAGKLDVAALTTTVDRAVPTPAAGAAAPPDAAALAQASAQALKRAEALPGLTLHRAPGTALTQLTLNAARGPLTDLTVRRALAKAVDRGHAATAALGPLGLPATALGSHLLLAGQEGYRDNSASAGEESAAELLDRAGWKTQGQTRRKDGKELALGLLLPDGSVTARRTAEAIAADLAAAGVAVHLQPAPFDAFVKDHLATGDYDLALFSWPGAADPAAAERARYAKPQPGPDGLPVVGRNYARTGTEEIDQLFDRAAATLDPAAGLDLLQQADARIWQLAHSVPLYQRPDLVAVRGTLAGVGAFGFTTPRFQDIGFRA, from the coding sequence ATGCGCCGCCTCGCCGTAGCCGCCGCCGTCCTGCTGCTTGCCGCCTGCTCCTCGGAACGGACCGGCTCGCAGCCGGCGGCGGCCGACCTCGCCGCCGCGCCCCGGAGCGAACTGCGCGACGGCGGCACGGTGCGCTGGGCGCTGGACGCGCTGCCGGCCACGCTCAACGTGTACCAGCCGACCGCCACCGCCGAGTCCCAGCTGCTGGCCCAGGCGCTGCTGCCCACCCTCTTCCGGCTGGACGAGCACGCCCACCCGACCCCCGACGGCGACTACCTGGCCGGCGCCGAGGCCGCCCCGGACGGGAAGACCGTCACCTACCGGCTCAACCCGGCGGCGGTCTGGAGCGACGGCAAGCCCGTCACGGCCGCCGACTTCGCGGCCCAGTGGCACGCCCTCTCCGGCGCCGACCCGGCCTACCAGGGCGAGCACCCGGCCGGGTACGCCGCGATCGCCGCCGTGGCCCAGGGGGCCGACCCGCACCAGGTGAAGGTCAGCTTCAAGCAGCCGTACGCGGGCTGGCGCGAGCTGTTCACCCCGCTCTACCCGGCCGCCGTGACGAGCACCCCGGCCGCCTTCAACCAGCCCCTCACCGCCCCCGGGGCGGTGGCCGGCCCGTTCGCCCTGGTCGGGTACGACACCACCAGCGGGCGGCTGCGGCTGGCCCGCAACCCCAAGTGGTGGGGCGACCGGGCCAAGGCCGAGGCGATCGACTTCACCGCCACCCCGCCCGCCGCCCGGCTCGACGCCCTGGAGGCCGGCAAGCTCGACGTGGCCGCGCTGACCACCACCGTCGACCGGGCCGTCCCCACCCCCGCCGCCGGCGCCGCCGCACCTCCGGACGCCGCCGCCCTCGCCCAGGCCAGCGCCCAGGCGCTCAAGCGGGCCGAGGCCCTGCCGGGCCTCACCCTGCACCGCGCCCCCGGCACGGCGCTCACCCAGCTGACCCTCAACGCCGCCCGGGGCCCGCTCACCGACCTCACGGTGCGCCGCGCGCTGGCCAAGGCCGTCGACCGGGGCCACGCCGCCACCGCCGCCCTCGGCCCGCTCGGCCTGCCGGCCACCGCCCTCGGCAGCCACCTGCTGCTCGCCGGGCAGGAGGGCTACCGGGACAACAGCGCCAGCGCCGGCGAGGAGTCGGCGGCCGAGCTGCTCGACCGGGCCGGCTGGAAGACCCAGGGGCAGACCCGCCGCAAGGACGGCAAGGAGCTGGCCCTGGGCCTGCTGCTGCCGGACGGCTCGGTGACCGCCCGCCGCACCGCCGAGGCGATCGCCGCCGACCTGGCCGCCGCCGGGGTCGCCGTCCACCTCCAGCCGGCGCCCTTCGACGCCTTCGTCAAGGACCACCTGGCCACCGGCGACTACGACCTCGCGCTCTTCTCCTGGCCCGGCGCCGCCGACCCGGCCGCGGCCGAGCGGGCCCGGTACGCCAAGCCGCAGCCCGGCCCGGACGGCCTCCCGGTGGTGGGCCGCAACTACGCCCGCACCGGCACCGAGGAGATCGACCAGCTCTTCGACCGGGCCGCCGCCACCCTCGACCCGGCCGCCGGGCTCGACCTGCTCCAGCAGGCCGACGCCCGGATCTGGCAGCTGGCCCACTCGGTGCCGCTCTACCAGCGCCCCGACCTGGTCGCCGTCCGCGGCACCCTCGCGGGCGTCGGCGCCTTCGGCTTCACCACCCCGCGTTTCCAGGACATCGGCTTCCGGGCCTGA
- a CDS encoding ABC transporter permease, giving the protein MPDVLEKTNEAVAAPAAAPKPEKARSLGSDAWQDLRKRPIFILSALIILLLIAFAIAPSLFTSVDPRAGDLQHHYLTKPNYTHFFQADWFGYDGQGRSIYARLIYGARASVVVGICVTAGVTLLGGIAGMVAGYYGGWVDTVISRVTDIFFGIPLLLGALVVLNAFSTRTIWSVVFALVVLGWTQMTRVMRGSVITVKQADYVTAAKALGAGTGRIMLKHILPNAIAPVIVVATIALGGYIATEATLSFLGIGLQDPTISWGIDINSAQKVIRTAPFVLFFPAGALSLTVLAFIMLGDAVRDALDPKLR; this is encoded by the coding sequence ATGCCTGACGTGCTCGAGAAGACCAACGAGGCCGTGGCCGCCCCGGCCGCCGCGCCCAAGCCGGAGAAGGCCCGCAGCCTGGGCTCGGACGCCTGGCAGGACCTGCGCAAGCGCCCGATCTTCATCCTCTCCGCGCTGATCATCCTGCTGCTGATCGCCTTCGCGATCGCCCCCAGTCTGTTCACCTCGGTGGACCCGCGGGCCGGCGACCTCCAGCACCACTACCTGACCAAGCCGAACTACACCCACTTCTTCCAGGCGGACTGGTTCGGCTACGACGGCCAGGGCCGGTCGATCTACGCCCGCCTGATCTACGGCGCCCGCGCCTCGGTCGTGGTCGGCATCTGCGTCACCGCCGGCGTCACCCTGCTGGGCGGCATCGCCGGCATGGTGGCCGGCTACTACGGCGGCTGGGTCGACACGGTCATCTCCCGGGTCACTGACATCTTCTTCGGCATCCCGCTGCTGCTCGGCGCCCTGGTGGTGCTCAACGCCTTCTCCACCCGCACCATCTGGTCGGTGGTCTTCGCGCTGGTGGTGCTCGGCTGGACCCAGATGACCCGCGTGATGCGCGGCTCGGTGATCACCGTCAAGCAGGCCGACTACGTCACCGCCGCCAAGGCGCTGGGTGCCGGCACCGGCCGGATCATGCTCAAGCACATCCTGCCGAACGCGATCGCCCCGGTGATCGTGGTCGCCACCATCGCGCTCGGCGGCTACATCGCCACCGAGGCGACGCTGAGCTTCCTCGGCATCGGCCTCCAGGACCCGACCATCTCCTGGGGCATCGACATCAACTCCGCCCAGAAGGTCATCCGGACGGCGCCGTTCGTGCTGTTCTTCCCCGCCGGTGCGCTCTCGCTCACGGTGCTGGCCTTCATCATGCTCGGCGACGCGGTGCGCGACGCCCTCGACCCGAAGCTGCGCTGA
- the typA gene encoding translational GTPase TypA, whose translation MPTRNDIRNVAIVAHVDHGKTTLVDAMLKQAGAFAAHQHLDDRMMDSNDLEREKGITILAKNTAVKYHPKEGGAPITINIIDTPGHADFGGEVERGLSMVDAVVLLVDASEGPLPQTRFVLRKALTAKLPVILCINKTDRPDSRIDEVINETYDLFLDLDATEDQIEFPIVYACARDGVASMTKPENGTVPADSTSLEPFFSTILEHVPAPTYDEDAPLQAHVTNLDADNFLGRIALCRIEQGELRKGQQVAWMKRDGSVQQVKITELLMTEALTRKPAEVAGPGDICAVAGIPEIMIGETLADLENPVALPLITVDEPAISMVIGTNTSPLVGKGGKGHKVTARMVKDRLDRELIGNVSLRVLPTERPDAWEVQGRGELALAILVETMRRELFELTVGKPQVVTKVINGKVHEPVERMTIDSPEEYLGAITQLMATRKGRMETMTNHGSGWVRMEFIVPSRGLIGFRTQFLTDTRGTGIAHSIFEGHEPWFGELRMRNNGSLVADRAGVVTPFAMMGIQERGTLFVEPTTEVYEGMIVGENSRQDDMDINITKEKKLTNMRAASSDTTENLVPPRKLSLEQSLEFCREDECIEVTPETVRIRKVVLDQKERGRTASRAKKN comes from the coding sequence ATGCCCACGCGCAATGACATCCGCAACGTTGCCATCGTCGCCCACGTCGACCACGGCAAGACCACCCTGGTCGACGCCATGCTGAAGCAGGCCGGCGCCTTCGCTGCCCACCAGCACCTCGACGACCGGATGATGGACTCGAACGACCTCGAGCGCGAGAAGGGCATCACCATTCTCGCGAAGAACACCGCGGTCAAGTACCACCCCAAGGAGGGTGGCGCGCCGATCACGATCAACATCATCGACACCCCGGGCCACGCCGACTTCGGTGGCGAGGTCGAGCGCGGCCTGTCGATGGTCGACGCGGTCGTCCTCCTGGTCGACGCCTCCGAGGGTCCGCTGCCGCAGACCCGCTTCGTGCTCCGCAAGGCCCTGACCGCCAAGCTGCCGGTCATCCTCTGCATCAACAAGACCGACCGTCCGGACTCCCGGATCGACGAGGTCATCAACGAGACCTACGACCTCTTCCTGGACCTGGACGCCACCGAGGACCAGATCGAGTTCCCGATCGTCTACGCCTGTGCGCGTGACGGCGTCGCCTCGATGACCAAGCCGGAGAACGGCACCGTCCCGGCCGACAGCACCTCGCTGGAGCCGTTCTTCTCCACGATCCTCGAGCACGTCCCGGCCCCGACCTACGACGAGGACGCCCCGCTCCAGGCCCACGTCACCAACCTGGACGCCGACAACTTCCTCGGCCGCATCGCGCTCTGCCGCATCGAGCAGGGCGAGCTGCGCAAGGGCCAGCAGGTCGCGTGGATGAAGCGCGACGGCTCGGTCCAGCAGGTCAAGATCACCGAGCTGCTGATGACCGAGGCGCTCACCCGCAAGCCGGCCGAGGTGGCGGGCCCCGGTGACATCTGCGCCGTCGCCGGCATCCCCGAGATCATGATCGGTGAGACCCTCGCCGACCTGGAGAACCCCGTCGCGCTGCCGCTGATCACGGTGGACGAGCCGGCCATCTCCATGGTCATCGGCACCAACACCTCGCCGCTGGTCGGCAAGGGCGGCAAGGGCCACAAGGTCACCGCCCGCATGGTGAAGGACCGCCTGGACCGCGAGCTGATCGGTAACGTCTCGCTCCGCGTGCTGCCGACCGAGCGTCCGGACGCCTGGGAGGTCCAGGGCCGTGGTGAGCTCGCGCTGGCCATCCTGGTCGAGACCATGCGCCGGGAGCTCTTCGAGCTGACCGTCGGCAAGCCGCAGGTCGTCACCAAGGTCATCAACGGCAAGGTCCACGAGCCGGTCGAGCGGATGACCATCGACAGCCCCGAGGAGTACCTCGGCGCCATCACCCAGCTGATGGCGACCCGCAAGGGCCGCATGGAGACCATGACGAACCACGGCTCCGGCTGGGTCCGCATGGAGTTCATCGTCCCCTCGCGCGGCCTGATCGGCTTCCGCACCCAGTTCCTCACCGACACCCGCGGCACGGGCATCGCGCACTCCATCTTCGAGGGCCACGAGCCGTGGTTCGGCGAGCTCCGGATGCGCAACAACGGTTCGCTGGTGGCCGACCGCGCGGGCGTCGTGACGCCGTTCGCGATGATGGGCATCCAGGAGCGCGGCACGCTCTTCGTCGAGCCCACCACCGAGGTGTACGAGGGCATGATCGTCGGCGAGAACTCGCGCCAGGACGACATGGACATCAACATCACCAAGGAGAAGAAGCTCACCAACATGCGTGCGGCTTCCTCCGACACCACCGAGAACCTGGTGCCGCCGCGCAAGCTCTCGCTGGAGCAGAGCCTCGAGTTCTGCCGCGAGGACGAGTGCATCGAGGTGACCCCGGAGACCGTGCGCATCCGCAAGGTCGTCCTGGACCAGAAGGAGCGCGGCCGCACGGCCTCGCGCGCCAAGAAGAACTAA
- a CDS encoding ABC transporter substrate-binding protein translates to MRGASQAKWVVAAVAVALAATACGSGSSSSGGSSSGAVNAQGVFSYQSGEPQRPLQPANAMEVLGGRVIKQLFKGLVDYDPATGKLRNQVADKIETTDAQHYTVTLKQGWTFHDGTPVTAKSFVDAWNWSANVKNDQINSDWFSDIAGYDAVHPDKGEPTATTMSGLKVVDDTHFTIALTGPVSYFQYKLGYTAFAPLPEGFFKDPVKYGNNPIGNGPYKFVSWEHNKAITVAAYDKYAGVDKPKNGGIVFKNYAQAEGAYKDLVSDNLDVLDQVDPSDLASYKSDLGDRAVDQPQGSIQSISIAMYQPDWQGVDKAKVRQGLSMAIDRDTITKTVLQGSRQPANSWVAPGAMGYKDNACGEACSFNPTKAKQLVTEGGGVPNNKLTIVYNSDGGHKEWVDAVCNSIRQATGVDCVGDPKPDMKTARDIIKKKQVSSAMRTGWQQDYPLNANFLRDVYGTGAAANDSGYSSPEFDKLAAAADKATTVEQTADLYQQAEAQLAKDMPAIPLWYYKTTAGYSNNVQNVKYDSFGDPVFTQVEVKQK, encoded by the coding sequence ATGCGCGGTGCCAGCCAGGCCAAGTGGGTCGTCGCAGCTGTCGCGGTCGCCCTCGCCGCCACTGCTTGCGGTAGCGGGTCGTCCAGCAGCGGTGGTTCGAGCAGCGGCGCGGTCAACGCGCAGGGCGTGTTCAGCTACCAGAGCGGTGAGCCGCAGCGCCCGCTCCAGCCGGCCAACGCCATGGAGGTCCTCGGCGGCCGCGTGATCAAGCAGCTCTTCAAGGGCCTGGTCGACTACGACCCCGCGACCGGCAAGCTGCGCAACCAGGTCGCCGACAAGATCGAGACCACCGACGCCCAGCACTACACCGTCACCCTGAAGCAGGGCTGGACCTTCCACGACGGCACCCCGGTGACCGCCAAGTCCTTCGTCGACGCGTGGAACTGGTCGGCGAACGTCAAGAACGACCAGATCAACTCGGACTGGTTCTCCGACATCGCCGGCTACGACGCCGTCCACCCGGACAAGGGCGAGCCGACCGCCACCACCATGTCCGGCCTGAAGGTCGTCGACGACACCCACTTCACCATCGCGCTGACCGGCCCGGTCTCGTACTTCCAGTACAAGCTCGGCTACACGGCCTTCGCGCCGCTGCCCGAGGGCTTCTTCAAGGACCCGGTGAAGTACGGCAACAACCCGATCGGGAACGGCCCGTACAAGTTCGTCTCCTGGGAGCACAACAAGGCGATCACCGTCGCCGCCTACGACAAGTACGCGGGCGTCGACAAGCCGAAGAACGGCGGCATCGTCTTCAAGAACTACGCCCAGGCCGAGGGTGCCTACAAGGACCTGGTCTCGGACAACCTGGACGTGCTGGACCAGGTCGACCCGAGCGACCTCGCCTCGTACAAGAGCGACCTGGGCGACCGCGCCGTCGACCAGCCGCAGGGCTCCATCCAGAGCATCTCGATCGCCATGTACCAGCCGGACTGGCAGGGCGTGGACAAGGCGAAGGTCCGTCAGGGCCTGTCGATGGCCATCGACCGCGACACCATCACCAAGACCGTGCTCCAGGGTTCGCGCCAGCCGGCCAACTCCTGGGTCGCCCCGGGTGCGATGGGCTACAAGGACAACGCCTGCGGCGAGGCCTGCAGCTTCAACCCGACCAAGGCCAAGCAGCTGGTCACCGAGGGCGGCGGCGTCCCGAACAACAAGCTGACCATCGTCTACAACTCGGACGGCGGGCACAAGGAGTGGGTGGACGCGGTCTGCAACTCCATCCGCCAGGCCACCGGCGTGGACTGCGTCGGCGACCCGAAGCCGGACATGAAGACGGCCCGCGACATCATCAAGAAGAAGCAGGTCAGCAGCGCGATGCGGACCGGCTGGCAGCAGGACTACCCGCTGAACGCCAACTTCCTGCGGGACGTCTACGGCACCGGCGCCGCCGCCAACGACTCGGGCTACTCCAGCCCGGAGTTCGACAAGCTGGCCGCCGCGGCCGACAAGGCCACCACGGTCGAGCAGACCGCCGACCTGTACCAGCAGGCCGAGGCCCAGCTGGCCAAGGACATGCCGGCGATCCCGCTCTGGTACTACAAGACCACCGCCGGCTACTCGAACAACGTGCAGAACGTGAAGTACGACTCCTTCGGCGACCCGGTCTTCACCCAGGTCGAGGTCAAGCAGAAGTAA